In the genome of Pelobacter seleniigenes DSM 18267, one region contains:
- a CDS encoding DMT family transporter — protein MLNTTFYLSTVLIWGSTWLAIKYQLGSVAPVWSIAYRFALASFILLIWCLVTRRSMRFSMKEHLYMALQGVLLFAINYYFFYLAEIRITSGLAAVVFSTIVVMNLVNGRLFLGTPMDPRVLVGGILGLFGLSLLFWPEMSAVNFSGPILSGLMLSFAATYLASLGNILSARNQSNRLPVIQTNAFGMAYGACCMVLLGTLTGTPVSIASTASYLLSLLYLAFFGSVIAFGCYLTLIGRIGAGRAAYATLLFPIVALLLSTFWENYQWTLFGVVGMGLILSGNYLALVRKRG, from the coding sequence ATGCTCAACACTACCTTCTACCTGAGTACTGTTCTTATCTGGGGATCCACCTGGCTGGCCATCAAATACCAGCTCGGCAGCGTGGCCCCGGTCTGGTCCATCGCCTACCGCTTTGCCCTGGCCTCCTTCATCCTGCTCATCTGGTGCCTGGTCACCCGCCGCTCCATGCGCTTTTCCATGAAGGAACACCTGTATATGGCGTTACAGGGAGTCTTGCTCTTTGCCATCAATTACTATTTTTTCTACCTGGCTGAAATCCGTATCACCAGCGGCCTGGCCGCAGTGGTTTTTTCCACCATTGTGGTCATGAACCTCGTCAATGGCCGGCTCTTCCTTGGTACGCCGATGGATCCGCGGGTGCTGGTGGGCGGGATATTGGGATTATTCGGACTGAGCCTGTTGTTCTGGCCGGAAATGAGTGCGGTCAATTTCTCCGGGCCGATTCTGAGTGGATTGATGCTGAGCTTTGCGGCAACCTATCTGGCCTCGCTGGGCAATATCCTCTCGGCCCGCAACCAAAGCAACCGGCTGCCGGTCATCCAGACCAATGCTTTCGGCATGGCCTACGGAGCCTGCTGCATGGTCCTGCTCGGCACCCTGACCGGAACGCCTGTGAGCATCGCCAGCACAGCCTCCTACCTTCTCTCCCTCTTATACCTGGCTTTTTTCGGGTCGGTTATTGCCTTCGGCTGCTACTTGACCCTGATCGGCCGAATCGGAGCCGGTCGGGCTGCTTACGCAACCCTGCTCTTCCCGATCGTCGCCCTGCTCCTGTCGACCTTCTGGGAAAACTACCAATGGACCCTGTTCGGGGTGGTCGGAATGGGACTGATTCTGAGTGGCAATTATCTGGCTCTGGTTAGAAAGAGGGGCTGA
- a CDS encoding RT0821/Lpp0805 family surface protein, with protein MKKSMSLLVIAVFILAGCTQGMGPKEGAGTFLGATAGAVLGSNVGKGKGNIAAIAIGTLAGALFGQEIGRSLDRADRIAMGQNAQYSLEYTPSHETTRWQNPDSGNSGSMTPLKTYQRPSGQYCREYQQTIYVGGQQQQAYGTACRQPDGSWEIQN; from the coding sequence ATGAAGAAGAGCATGAGTTTATTAGTGATCGCAGTGTTTATTTTAGCCGGCTGTACTCAGGGAATGGGGCCGAAGGAGGGTGCCGGGACTTTCCTCGGCGCGACTGCGGGAGCTGTGTTGGGATCCAACGTGGGGAAAGGCAAGGGGAACATCGCGGCAATTGCCATCGGGACGCTGGCCGGAGCGCTGTTCGGGCAGGAGATCGGCCGCTCGCTGGATCGGGCTGACCGTATCGCCATGGGACAAAACGCTCAATATTCCCTGGAATATACCCCCAGCCATGAAACGACCCGCTGGCAGAATCCCGATTCCGGCAATTCCGGGTCCATGACTCCGCTGAAAACCTATCAACGCCCCAGCGGCCAATACTGCCGGGAATATCAGCAAACCATCTATGTCGGTGGTCAGCAACAGCAAGCCTATGGCACCGCCTGCCGCCAACCGGATGGCTCTTGGGAAATTCAGAATTAA
- the thpR gene encoding RNA 2',3'-cyclic phosphodiesterase, whose amino-acid sequence MRLFIAVTVPESIQRQLASLTGRLRKAAIRGSWVRPENLHLTLKFLGEIDSSAVPALEQELTSSCRQFVPFQLRLTKLGFLPPRGQPRVLMVATDQEQRLRSLASTLDQSLVRLGFPVAERFKAHMTLARIKGPQNLMLLHKLMERAVLGQSFPVCGVSLIKSELRTEGAHYQVLRQVAFSGAERGFPDEQQAGRDGGPN is encoded by the coding sequence ATGCGACTGTTTATCGCGGTGACGGTTCCGGAGTCGATCCAGCGGCAACTGGCGAGCCTGACCGGTCGGTTGCGCAAAGCTGCTATCCGCGGCAGCTGGGTTCGGCCGGAAAATCTTCACCTCACGCTGAAATTTCTTGGCGAAATTGACTCTTCAGCCGTTCCCGCTCTGGAGCAAGAGCTGACTTCTTCCTGCCGGCAGTTTGTTCCATTTCAATTGCGTTTAACCAAGCTGGGCTTTCTGCCGCCCCGAGGACAACCCCGGGTGCTCATGGTGGCGACGGACCAGGAGCAGCGTCTGCGCAGCCTTGCCAGCACGCTGGACCAGAGTCTGGTCCGGCTTGGTTTTCCTGTGGCAGAGCGTTTCAAAGCCCACATGACCTTGGCCCGGATCAAAGGACCACAGAACCTGATGCTGTTGCATAAACTTATGGAACGAGCCGTGCTTGGTCAATCCTTCCCGGTCTGCGGCGTCAGCCTGATTAAAAGTGAGCTGAGAACCGAGGGCGCTCATTACCAGGTGCTGCGGCAGGTGGCGTTTAGCGGTGCGGAGCGAGGTTTCCCGGACGAGCAGCAAGCAGGCCGTGATGGAGGGCCGAACTGA
- the ltaE gene encoding low-specificity L-threonine aldolase: METIDLRSDTVTQPSAAMRQAMAEAAVGDDVYGEDPTVNQLQQRAAELFGQEAALLVTSGTQGNLVAMLTHAPRGSEVILGDKSHIFLYEQGGIAALGGIMPHTITVQQDGTLRLDDIEAAVRGDNVHFPRTRVIALENTQGTVGGVPLSPDYVARVVHFAHARGLKVHIDGARIFNAAAHYGVTPAALMAGADSLTFCLSKGLGAPVGSVLVGSRQFIDEARRMRKLLGGGMRQAGILAAAGLTALESMPQRLQQDHDNAAYFAARLAEIPQLRLLSCHTNFVFFALEESVALSAEEFSARLQRSNILLQPYHGAARRFRAVFHCWIDQTRVDQVVAAMQNVLA; encoded by the coding sequence ATGGAGACCATCGATTTACGCAGTGATACCGTGACCCAGCCGAGCGCTGCAATGCGGCAGGCCATGGCGGAGGCAGCCGTTGGCGACGACGTCTATGGCGAGGACCCGACCGTCAATCAACTGCAGCAGCGCGCTGCAGAACTTTTCGGCCAGGAGGCGGCGCTGCTGGTCACCAGCGGCACCCAGGGCAATCTGGTGGCCATGCTGACCCATGCCCCGCGCGGGAGCGAGGTCATCCTCGGTGACAAGTCACACATTTTCCTCTACGAGCAGGGTGGGATTGCCGCGCTTGGCGGCATCATGCCGCACACAATAACGGTCCAGCAGGACGGTACCCTGCGGCTGGATGATATTGAAGCCGCCGTGCGGGGTGACAATGTGCACTTTCCCAGGACCCGGGTGATTGCTCTTGAGAATACCCAGGGAACCGTCGGTGGCGTCCCCCTGAGTCCGGATTATGTGGCCCGAGTCGTCCACTTTGCCCACGCCCGGGGATTGAAGGTCCATATCGACGGCGCGCGGATTTTTAATGCGGCGGCTCATTATGGAGTCACCCCGGCTGCGTTGATGGCCGGTGCTGATAGCTTGACCTTTTGCCTGTCCAAAGGTTTGGGGGCGCCGGTCGGTTCAGTGCTGGTCGGATCGCGGCAATTTATCGACGAAGCTCGGCGGATGCGCAAGCTGCTCGGTGGTGGCATGCGGCAGGCGGGAATTCTGGCCGCAGCCGGCCTGACCGCGCTGGAATCAATGCCGCAGCGACTACAGCAGGATCATGACAACGCCGCCTACTTTGCCGCACGCCTTGCCGAGATTCCCCAGCTGCGTCTGCTCAGCTGCCATACCAACTTTGTTTTTTTCGCTCTGGAAGAGAGTGTGGCGCTCAGTGCCGAGGAATTTTCCGCCCGCTTGCAGCGCAGCAATATCCTGCTCCAGCCGTATCATGGTGCGGCACGCCGGTTTCGGGCGGTTTTCCATTGCTGGATCGACCAGACCCGGGTTGACCAGGTCGTTGCCGCCATGCAGAATGTTTTGGCCTGA